TTTTGAACAAAAAAATGATTCTACGGTGATCGTAAAAATAATACCAGAAAACACACCCATAAACAATAGTCCCTATTACGCTTTTAGTACTTGGTCTAACGAGCCAAAACCTGTGTATTATACTTTTGAATATCCTGAAGGATACAAACACAGGTATTTTCCAAAATTAAAAGTTGATGGCCACTGGACCATCATAGATTCTAGCGCCGTTTTTGAAAATGATACAATAGTAACCATAAAACTAAATGTAACTAAAAGTCCAATAATAGTTGCAGCTCAAGAAATACAGTCCTCTACCCATGTAAAAGAGTGGTATATAAATTTGGCCAATGAAAACAAGAGCACTATTAAAATAGGTAGTGTTGGAAAATCAAAACTAAATAGAAACTTACCTGTTTTAGATATTGGCATAGGTGAGCCTAAAAATAAAGAAATTATTGTGTTATTAACACGACAGCATCCTCCAGAAGTTACAGGCTATTTTGCTTTTCAAGAATTCTTAAAGACAGTTACAAACAAGTCTGATTTGTCTACTGCTTTTTTGGAAAAATACCGTGTTATTGCATTCCCAATAATGAATCCGGATGGCGTTGATCTTGGGCATTGGCGACATAATGCAGGGGGTATTGATCTCAATCGAGATTGGTCAAAATACCACCAACCAGAAATTAAAAATGCAGTTACTTTTATTACTAAAGAATTAAAGCAAAACAATTCAAAATTAATTTTGGGTCTAGATTTTCATTCCACTTGGTATGACGTTTTTTATACCAATGAAATTAGAGAAGAAACTAGCTTGCCCGACTTTATTTCAAATTGGTTTAAAAAATTAGAGGAAAACATAACGAATTACAAGGTAAACGAGCAGTCAGCAAATAGTACAAAGCCTGTGTCAAAAGGTTGGTTTTTAATGGCGCATAGTGCCGTTGGTATTACCTATGAAATGGGTGATGCCACGCCCAAAGAAACAATACAAGAAATCGGCAAAGCAGCCGCAGAACAAATGATGAACCTCCTTTTAATAAATAACTAACTTAAAATCTTAATTCTATGCAAAAACTATTTTTAATATTACTAATCGCTATAGGAGCGATTTTTAACGGTAATTCCCAGACTATTTCAGGGAATGTAAGTGATCAGTCAGGACCTTTGCCTGGTGCCTCAGTTTTAATAAAAGGCACAACTCAAGGGGCGACTACAGATTTTGATGGTAACTATACTATTGATGCCACTACAGGTCAGATATTAGTATTTTCTTATATCGGCTATAAATCTGAAGAAATAGTTGTCGGGAGTCAAAAGACAATTAATGTAACACTAAAAGAAGATGCTGAAGCTTTAGACGAGGTAGTGGTTTCTGTACTTGGTTTTAAAGAAAAAAGAGATAATGTAGCTTCAACATATTCTGTAATTGGTGCTGAAAGTGTAACGCGATCAAAAGAACCCACTTTAATAAATGGACTAGCGGGTAAAGCGGCTGGTGTAAATATTACTGGGACAAGCGCCGATCCAGGAGCAGGTTCAAACATACAAATTAGAGGGGTGAGTTCCATAAATGGGAGTGCTCCTTTAATTGTTGTGGATGGTATCCCTATTAACAATAGTAATCTTGAAGGTTTTGGTAGCGATGCTGATGCTGGGGTTTCACAACAATCTAGATTAAATGACATTAACCCTGACGACATTGAAAGTATTCAGGTTTTTAAAGGAGCGTCTGCCGGATCTTTGTATGGCTCTAGAGCTTTGGGGGGGGTGATTGTAATTACGACAAAAAGAGGAAAAGCAGGTAAATTAAAAGCATCATTTAGCTCTTCAATCTCAGTCGACCAAATAAATAGAGTTCACTCTTTACAACAAAATTACGGTCAAGGTACTGGAGGTAACTATAGCCCGACGGCGGCAAATTCTTGGGGTGATAAAATTGCGGATCGTTCTGGAGCAGAAGATGTTTTTAATACCTCTGGCAGGTATTTTGAAGCAGCGAATGGCAACCGTTACTATCCCTTAGCTTCGGGTGGTAAAAATTCAAGAGCTGTTTTTAGCGACAGTAATTTTGATCAAGTTTTTCAAAATGGCCTAGCACAAGACACTAAAATAAGCCTCTCTGGGGGTACTGAAAAAGCTACCTTTTACTTCAGTGCAGCGCACCTAGATCAAGTGGGTATTATGAAAAATAGTGATTACAAAAGAAACTCATTAAGCTTTGGAAATACCTATAAATTTAACGATTGGTTAAGCACCTCAGCGAAAATTGCTTATACCAATAGTAGTTCAAACAGAATTCAGCAAGGTTCTAATACCGCAGGTATTTATTTGGGTTTATTAAGAAATCCAGCAGATTTTGATATTAGTGATTACATTGGAACCTATTACGATAACAATGGAAACCCAACGCCCTTTAGACATAGAAGTTACAGAAGGTATTTAGGTGATACTGCTAACCCAACCTATAACAACCCGTTATGGACTATATATGAACAAACTAGTGATACAAAAGTGGAACGTTTTTTAAGTTCTATTGATTTTAATATCAATGCTGCACCGTGGCTAAACTTTGTTATTAGAGGTGGTCTAGATTATTTTAACGATGATCGGGTTTATTTTCAACCCTTATTTTCAGGTGATGGCGCTAACAACGGTCGCTACAAAAATGAAATTTTTCAAAATAAAGAAATATCAACCGACTTTATTTCTTTAATGAACTTTCAACTGTCAGAAGGTTTAAGCACCAATATTACTTTAGGAGCAGCTTTAAATGATAGAACAAGAAAGCAAACTTACGTTGAGGCTATAGACTTTTTATACAATAGTAGATTACAAAACCCGTCTATTTCAAATAACATTGACACCCAACAAAGAGACTTAATTTTAAGAAATGTTCGTTTTTATGGGCAGACCGCTTTTGAGTTTCAAGATCTTATGAACCTTAATTTAGGTCTTACCTACGAGGATGCTTCTTCTAGTTCAAAATCTATCATGTATCCTAGTGCAGAATTTGCCTTAAAGTTTAGCAATCTATTTGATTTAAGTACCAGTAGTGCCTTATCATTTGCAAAGTTACGTTTGGCCTATGGAGAAGTAGGATTAGCTCCAGATGCACATAATTTTGAAACAGGTTATGAAACGGCTTCGTATTCGACCTATTCAGATGCTATTTCTTTATTTGCTTTTGGCGGTGGTTTTAGACTAAATGATGACCAAGGAAATCCAAATTTAGAATTTGAAAAGAAAAGAGAATATGAGATAGGTTTAGATTTTAGATTTTTTAGAAATAGACTGTCTTTATCTGGTACCTATTATTATAACAATACGAGAGACATGATTTTAAACGTTAGCTTAGATCCCTCTTCTGGTTTTGATTCGTTTTTAGGAAATATTGGCGAACTGGAAAACAAAGGACTTGAGCTAGAATTTAATTATGATTTTCTCAAGAAAGAAGACCTAACCTTAAGTTTATTTGGTAATTACTCACAAAACAGAAACGAAATTCTGGATTTAAAAGGCTTTCCTGGTCCTAATTTTAGTCCTGGCTCCTCTATTAATGTAACGGCACTGGTGGGGCAACCTGTTAGTGTTTTAACAGGTAGTGCAGCATTGCGTAATACAGATGGGAGTTTAGATTTGGATGCCAACGGTTTTCCTCAATTAGATACTTCTGGAGATAAGGTTTTGGGTGATCCCAACCCGGATTGGAAAGGGGCTTTAGGATTTAGAGCTAACTATAAAAATTTATCCCTAAATGTTTTGTTTGAAACTAGCCAAGGAAATGATATTGGTGAAAGAACTCGTTATGTACTTTATGGTTTTGGAACACATGGTGATGTTGGCAATGAAGTAACCTTAACACAAGATTTAATAAATAGTGCAGGTACCACCTTTGCAGCTGGATCAACAGTTCGTGGTAACATTCAAGATTTTGGAGGGGGTCCAGTTTTACTTGATGAAAGCTGGTACACTAGTCTTGGTGGTGGTTTTGGTGGTTCTGTGATTAATGAGTTTGCTATCGGAGATGCTAGCTGGACGCGTTTACGAGAATTGAGTTTGGCCTATACCTTAGATGGTAAAGGCATCAAAAAAACAGGCTTAGAATCGATCCAAATTTCTGCAACAGGTAGAAACCTATTTTTATGGACGAAAATTGATGGCATTGACCCAGATGTAAGTCAATTCTCAGGACTGGGTAAAGGATTAGATTATTTTACCAATCCTAGTTCAAAATCTGTTGTTTTTGGTATAACTATTAACTATTAAAAATATAACTATGAAAAAATATATTAACAAAATAATATATAGCATGTTGCTCCTTTCTTTTATAGGTTGTGACTCCTATTTAGATGTAAACGAAGATCCTAACGTGGCGATAGACGTTCCTCCCATCTTAATTTTTAAAGGGATGGAATTAGCCGATGTTCAAATCAACTCTGGTCATTTAATGCGAATTTCTCAAATGTGGTCAGGTCAAATGAGAGGTATAAATAGTTTGTACCAAAGAATTAATGATTATAATATTGCACCCGAAGAATCAAATTCTAACTGGGCACATTTGTACCACGGCGTTATCACTCAAAATAGGATTATTCAAGAAACTTCAGACGATAACCTTTTAAAAGGAATGGCCAACGTGCTTGAAGCTCATGCTATAGGGACTTCTGCATCGCTTTTTGGAGACATCCCCTATTCTGATGTTGGAAATCCAGAAGGTGCTGCATTTGATGGTCAATTAAGCATTTTTGAAGCCGCTCAGATACTTTTAACAGAAGCCATCGCCCAACTTGGAAACGTCCCTACAACGAGGCGGTTTTCAGACGATATTCTATTAGGAGGAAGATCTGTTTCTTGGATTCAAGTAGCCTATACCTTAAAAGCGCGCTACTATTTAATGAATGGTCAATATGGGGAAGCCTATCAAAATGCACTCCTGGGAGTCAATGCTGCAACCAATTCTTTACGCTATGCAGCTTCCTATGCTGAATATGGTACATCTGACGAAAACAGTAGCTTATATAACCTTATTTTAAGAGGTAGTAGAGCTGGAGATTTAACTACGGATGGTTCGTATATTCAAGACATTCTTTTAAACCCATTAAATGTTACTTCAAGAAATAATGCAAAAACCAATGAATCAAAAAGAAGAGATTTTTATGTTTTAGATCAAGCAAAAATTAACGCAAACAGGTTAAGTGCAGGAAATGCCACTATGCCCTTAGTTACTTATGAAGAGAACTTAATGATTTTGGCAGAAACTGGATTCAGAACAGTAAATTTCGATGAAGGTTTAACACAGTTAAATAGATTAAGAACCTATTTATCTAGTGCCACTGCCTTTGCCGGAGATGCGGGATTAACTTCTTTGTATGCTGCATACGATGTGACAGATTTTGCACCTGGAGGGATAGAGAATACAGATAATATAACTGCGGACAAAGCCCTGCTGCGAGAAATTCTAGAAGAAAAATACGTATCAACTTTTGGTACTATTTTACCTTTTGATGACTTTAGGAGAATTCGCAAAACGGATAGTGATATCGCTTTACCACTGCCAATTAATGCAGGAACTATTTATCCCGAGCGTTTTTTAATTGCACAGGATGAAATTAATGGAAATTCGAAGGCACCAAGCCCTATTCCTGATATTTTCCAAAAGACCGCAGTACATCAATAAAAACAAAAGCCCCAAAAACTTAATTTTGGGGCTTTTTATATCGGTATCTATCAAGGAATAACACTACTTGTTTATCTATCTTATTCGTAAAGTAATCAAACTATTTTTAAACTAGTCTTTTGTCCAAAGCGATTTCACTTTTTAGAGCGTACCCATAAATTTAAAGTACGTTTAACCAACCTTTAAACCCCCAAGAAAAATAAAGATACCTCTGGGACACTATTGTTTTCCTATACATAAGTTCTATACGCTGCTAAAAAAAACTCCGATAGACTTATCGGAGTTTTTTGTTATTCTGTGGCTGGATTCATTTTAAAATCTTCCATAAATTTAGTCGTGTAATTTCCCGCTAAATAATCAGGATGATCCATTAATTGCCTATGAAATGGTATGGTTGTTTTAATTCCTTCTATAACAAACTCATCTAAAGCCCGTTTCATTTTATTAATAGCCTCTTCCCTTGTTTGTGCTGTTGTAATTAGCTTTGCGATCATCGAATCATAATTCGGCGGAATAGTATACCCACTGTATACATGGGTGTCTAAACGTATTCCATGTCCTCCTGGCGTATGCAAGGTGGTAATTTTACCTGGAGAAGGTCGAAATTCATGATAAGGATCCTCAGCATTAATTCTACATTCAATAGAGTGTAATTTTGGTAAATAGTTTTTACCAGAAATTGGAACACCAGCAGCCACTAAAATCTGCTCTCTAATTAAATCGTAATCTATTACTTGTTCTGTAATAGGATGTTCTACTTGGATCCGGGTATTCATTTCCATAAAGTAGAAGTTACGGTGTTTATCTACTAAAAATTCTATAGTACCCGCACCTTCATACTTAATAAACTCAGCCGCTTTTACAGCAGCAGCTCCCATATCTTCACGAAGCTTATCGGTCATAAAAGGAGACGGAGTTTCTTCGGTTAATTTTTGGTGACGACGTTGAATAGAACAATCTCGTTCCGATAAATGACAGGCTTTACCATACTGGTCACCGACAATTTGGATTTCTATGTGACGCGGCTCTTCAATTAATTTTTCCATATACATAGCTCCATTTCCAAAAGCAGCTGATGCTTCTTGAACGGCACTATTATATAAGTCTTCCATTTTTTCTTCGCTCCAAACGGCACGCATTCCTTTTCCACCACCACCAGCAGTTGCTTTTATCATAACGGGATATCCCATTTTTTTAGCTACTTTTTTGGCATCAGTTACATCTTTTAACAAACCTTCTGAACCGGGTACGCAAGGTACCCCTGCTTCTTTCATGGTTTGTTTAGCCGTTGCTTTATCGCCCATCTTATCGATTTGGTCTCCTGAAGCTCCTATAAATTTAATCTCGTGCTCTGCACAAATTCTAGAAAATTTAGAGTTCTCAGATAAAAACCCATATCCTGGATGTATCGCATCTGCGTTTGTGATTTCGGCAGCCGCAATGATGTTCGGAATCTTTAAATAAGATTCACTACTCGCTGCTGGTCCTATACAAACAGCTTCATCGGCAAACCTTACATGTAAACTCTCTTCGTCTGCTTTGGAATAAACAGCAACTGTTTTAATTCCCATCTCTTTGCACGTTCTAATAATTCGCAAAGCTATTTCGCCTCTATTAGCAATTAATATTTTTTTGAACATCTCTTTTTGTTTTAAATTTTAAGTTTTAAGTTTTAAAGGGTTTAAATACCAATTTGTGGTGTATTTTACATTTTAAGACTTAAAATTTACTAAGATGGATCTACCAGGAATAATGGTTGATCAAATTCTACTGGAGAAGAATCGTCTACTAAAACTTTAACAATTTTTCCAGAAATTTCTGACTCAATGTCATTAAATAATTTCATTGCTTCAATAATACAAAGTACATCACCTTTCTTTATAGTGCTCCCTACTTCTACAAAAACAGGTTTTTCGGGTGATGATTTTCTATAAAAAGTACCGATAATAGGTGACTTTATGGTAACATATTTATCATTTTCAGCTTTTTCTGCATTTGCTTTAGTTTCTGCGGCAGATAGTTCTTCATGTACAGCTGAAGGAGCAGATGGCATCATTTGATTTTGTGCCATTGGTACCTGCTGTACATAAGTCGTTGGTTCACCATATGATCCTGCAGCACCTGTTCGGATGGTAATTTTGATGTCTTCCATCTCTAATTTAACCTCGCTAGCACCTGATTTAGCTACAAATTTAATCAAGCTTTGAATTTCTTTAATGTCCATCGAATTCTTGTTTAATTTAGTTGATTTTGTTAGTTGTTATTATATGCCCATTTTAAATAAATAGATCCCCAAGTAAAACCGCCACCAAAAGCAGCAAACACAAGGTTATCTCCCTTTTTTAATTGGCCCTCATAATCATTTAATAATAATGGCAGTGTGGCCGATGTTGTATTGCCATATTTTTGAATATTCATCATGACCTTATCGTGATCCAGACCCATTCTATTGGCTGTTGCGTCAATAATCCGCTTGTTGGCCTGATGCGGAACTAACCAATTGACATCGGCATCAGTTAAATTGTTGCGCTCCATAATTTTGGCAGCGGCATCGGCCATATTTGATACTGCAAATTTAAATACCGTTTTACCGTCTTGAAAAATAAAATGTTGTTTGTTTTTTACTGTTTCTTCGGACGCTGGCATAATAGAGCCCCCAGCATTCATATTTAAAAAATTACGACCAACACCGTCAGAACGTAAATATTCGTCTTGTACGCCTAGGCCATCTGTATTGGGTTCAAAAAGTACGGCACCAGCACCATCACCAAAAATGATACAGGTGGTTCTGTCCGTATAATCAATAATCGACGACATTTTATCCGCTCCTATTAATAGCACTTTTTTATACCTGCCGGATGCTACAAAGCTTGCTGCCGTTGACATGCCGAATAAAAAGCTTGAACAAGCGGCTAACAAATCAAAAGCAAATGCATTGGTAGCGCCAATTTCAGATGCAACATATGCCGCTGTAGAAGCGACTAATGTATCTGGTGTTGCGGTACCTACTAAAACTAAATCAATTTCTTTAGGGTCTATATTCCCTTTTTTTATTAAGTCTTCCGCAGCTCTTATGGCCATAAATGACGTTCCTGCCCCTTCTTCCTTAAGGATTCTTCTCTCCTTAATACCAGTCCTTGATGTTATCCATTCGTCATTAGTATCTACTAATTCCTCTAACATCTTGTTGGTCATAATAAAATCAGGAACATATGCTCCTACCGCCGTAATGGCCGCCGTTAGTTTACTCATTCCGTAAAGGTTTTTGCCCTGAAAACTTTAAAAAAAGCCATAAATTTCGTGAAAATTAGTGATTTTTAACGACTTTTTGCAACTTTTTATCTAAAAGCTATTGTTTTAACAATTTAAATAGTCTTCATAAAAAAACTCCTACTTAAAATAAGTAGGAGTCTTTGTACTGCTATAAGATACGAATTAAGCGGCTACTTCTTCAGTAGTATCGATTAAAACCTGACCTCTGTAATATAATTTACCTTCATGCCAGTGTGCTCTATGGTACAAATGCATTTCTCCAGTAGTTGGGTCTTTTGCAAGTGTTGGGGCAACAGCCTTATAATGTGTTCTTCTTTTGTCTCTTCTTGTTTTGGAAATTTTCCGTTTTGGATGTGCCATTTTACAACTTATTTATCCGTTAATAACTTTTTTAATGAATCCCATCGCGGATCCGTTTTTTTATCTTTAGTTTCTTTTATTTCTTTTGGATGCAATTCTTCTAGTTTGTCTAATGTTTCAGATTCTAAAGTACCATCTTCTACTCCTGGATGTACTTTTTTCAAAGGAACTGCTAACACTAACATTTCGTAAACATATTGCGAAATTTCTACTTGATATTCTCCGTGTGGAAGAATTAAAATTTCATCATTGTCATTATTGAACTCTTCTCCAAACTTAACCACTAACTTTAAATCAGCAGTTATGGGTTGGTCATAGGGTTCATTGGTAACATCACAATAAACATTTACCGTACCGTTTGCAGTCATTACTAACTCCAGCATGGTACTCGATTTATTTAAATCTACTACTAAATCAATAGTAGCCTCATTAAACTCATTATATTCAAAAGATTCAAAGAACGTATTGTTAACCTTAAAATCAAATTCATGTGCTCCTATCTTCAATCCTGAAAAAGGAATCATAAACTCTCTATGCTTCTTCATGTTTGACACTTAATTTTAGTGCTCCAGCCATTCAAAGGCGGGTGCAAAGATACTATTATTTTACTAAAACCCAACTTTTTAAAATAAAAAAATCTAAATGAATAAACTCAGCTTTGAGCTTATTCAATTTTTACCTAAACTCTCTTTTTAAACGCGATTTTTTTAAGGGGTTTGCGGTTAATTCGCTATACTCTTTTCTGTTTCTAAAAATTTCAATTGCGGTAAAAACAGCTTCTTTAAAAGAGCTATAATCTGCCTTTCCTTTTCCTGCAATTTCATAGGCCGTACCATGATCCGGCGATGTGCGCACCTTGTTTAGCCCAGCCGTATAATTTACCCCCTTCCCGAAAGATAAGGTTTTAAAAGGAATTAGTCCTTGATCGTGGTAAGCCGCTAATATAGCATCAAAATTTTTATAGCCATCGGAACCAAAAAAACTATCTGCGGAATAAGGTCCATATATTAATTGTCCATTATCAAACAATTCTCGAATTACAGGCTTTAAGATTTCATCATCTTCATTTCCAATAACCCCGTTATCACCACTATGAGGGTTAATCCCTAAAAGTGCAATTTTTGGTTTGCTGATCCCAAAATCTATCTTTAAAGATTTTTCAATGGTATTTATTTTACTTTTAATCAATTCAGGTGTTATCGCTTTCGCTACATCTTTAACGGCGATATGATCTGTTAAAAGCCCTACTCTTAATTCATCGGTGACCATAAACATTAAACTTTCTCCCTCCAATTCATGGGCCAAATAATCGGTATGGCCAGGAAATTTAAAATCTTCAGCCTGAATATTATTTTTGTTGATGGGTGCTGTTACTAAAACATCTATATCTCCATTTTTTAATGCTTGCACAGCTGCTTTTAACGATTTTAGGGCATAGTCTCCTGCCTCTTTTGTAGCTACTCCAAATTCAATTTTTGGGATTTCTTTCCAAACATTGACTACATTTAGTTTTCCGTCTATAGCTTTCGAGGCCTCTTGAATTCCATTATAGTTGATCTCTAATCCTAATTCTGACTTTTGGTAGCTTATCGTTTTATTCGATGCGAAAATAACTGGCGTACAAAAATCCAACATTCTTATATCTTCAAAAGTCTTTAGAACCACTTCGCAACCTATTCCGTTTAAATCGCCAATAGAAACCCCAAGTTTTATTTTTTGTCTATCCTCTGCCATGTTATTAATTGGTTTATGCTAAATTTACACTACAAAATTAGGTATTTAAAACGACAACATGTTTACTGGGATTATTGAAACTTTAGGAGAGGTTATAGAATTAAGAAATGAGGGGTCTAATTTACATCTTACGGTGAAATCGACGATAAGCCCAGAATTAAAAATAGATCAAAGCGTAGCGCATAATGGTGTTTGCTTAACAGTGGTTTCGACTAAAAACAACACCTACACTGTTACCGCTATTGAAGAAACCTTACAAAAAACAAATTTAGAGCATTTAGCGGTGGGTGATTTTGTAAATTTAGAGCGCGCCATGATTTTAGGATCTCGCTTAGACGGACATATAGTTCAAGGGCATGTAGATCAAACTGGTGTTTGCACTTCAGTCGAAGAAAAAGAGGGAAGCTGGTTTTTTACTTTCGAATACCGTACTGATTTGAACAATCATACTATTGAAAAAGGTTCTATTACCATTGATGGCACTAGTTTAACGGTCGTAGACTCTGGCAAAAACACCTTTAGTGTTGCAATCATACCCTATACCTATGAACATACCCGATTTAACACCTATAAAATTGGAACTGTTGTCAACCTAGAATTTGATGTTATTGGCAAGTATGTGGCAAAATTAATGGCGGTAAGGTAATCTTTAAAGCTTAACAGAAGGTGAAGCTCTTGTGCCTCTCTGGGCAACCCAGCTAGGATTTAAAAATTCTCCTAGTTTCACATTGAAGTATAAACTTCCATGGTTGAAGCAATTTAAAATTTAACTTGCCACACTTTACCTATACTTTTAGCAGAAAACTTAAGTCTTATTCCTCAAAGAAACTTATGGAGCTCCCAATCCAAGTGTCTTTGGTTTGGAAAGACACGTTTATTAAATCTCCTTTGCTCATTCGGGTTAAATTTACGACCGGTTTAAACCTATTTTCTGCTGTATTCCAAACAAATAAAATACGCAACTCTACCTTTGAGTTGGTTTCGGACGGTGTTTTTATTAAGGAAGCGTAGGTCACTTTTTTTTGTAATATATAGTTTTGTTTGTCTTTAATTTTATTTATTTCTTCTTGAGTTGGATTTAAATTAACCCCTTTTCCCGCAAAGGAAAACAAGGGTTTTAAAACGTATTCTTGCAAAGCAATAGTTTCTGGAAAATCATTTAAGTAATATGATTTTGGAATGTAGGTATGCGCTAACAAAGGCATCATACATTTTGAAATGATAAAAAACCAATCTGGGTGTGTTACCCATTGTACCTCAAGGTCATCATTAAGATTAAAGCCTAATTTGAGATCTTTTGCAGCTTGAATTTCGTCAAAAATTACACGATTATAAATTCTATGAATAGGGGTTTTTGATCCGTTACGCTCGTAGAATAACTTTTTGCCTTCTTTTATAACCTTCGTGATACAAACCACAGGGATTCCCAAAGCTTTTTGGGTGGCCCAAAAGTCGATTCTCGTTTTTTGCTTTTCAGGAAATAACTCTAATAGAATTACATTTTCAGGCTTTTCATTACCTAATATAACCGTTTTTAATTCTTCTAAATAACTAGCCTCATCTAATCCACTAAAAAAATAATGAAGCTTATTTTTAGCTATGCTTGGAAAGTTATTTAAATAGGCCTTACCTAAAAAAGGCTGATAAAAAAATAGGGTTGGAAATGCTTGTAATTCAATTAATTGAGGAACAATTTCGCCATCAAGGCCTTCACAAAGTCCAAAATCTATCGCTAAAAAATGAGGCTTGTTTAAAGGCGCAGGCGA
The sequence above is drawn from the Cellulophaga sp. Hel_I_12 genome and encodes:
- the rpmF gene encoding 50S ribosomal protein L32; translated protein: MAHPKRKISKTRRDKRRTHYKAVAPTLAKDPTTGEMHLYHRAHWHEGKLYYRGQVLIDTTEEVAA
- a CDS encoding DUF177 domain-containing protein, producing the protein MKKHREFMIPFSGLKIGAHEFDFKVNNTFFESFEYNEFNEATIDLVVDLNKSSTMLELVMTANGTVNVYCDVTNEPYDQPITADLKLVVKFGEEFNNDNDEILILPHGEYQVEISQYVYEMLVLAVPLKKVHPGVEDGTLESETLDKLEELHPKEIKETKDKKTDPRWDSLKKLLTDK
- the pdxA gene encoding 4-hydroxythreonine-4-phosphate dehydrogenase PdxA, with the translated sequence MAEDRQKIKLGVSIGDLNGIGCEVVLKTFEDIRMLDFCTPVIFASNKTISYQKSELGLEINYNGIQEASKAIDGKLNVVNVWKEIPKIEFGVATKEAGDYALKSLKAAVQALKNGDIDVLVTAPINKNNIQAEDFKFPGHTDYLAHELEGESLMFMVTDELRVGLLTDHIAVKDVAKAITPELIKSKINTIEKSLKIDFGISKPKIALLGINPHSGDNGVIGNEDDEILKPVIRELFDNGQLIYGPYSADSFFGSDGYKNFDAILAAYHDQGLIPFKTLSFGKGVNYTAGLNKVRTSPDHGTAYEIAGKGKADYSSFKEAVFTAIEIFRNRKEYSELTANPLKKSRLKREFR
- a CDS encoding riboflavin synthase → MFTGIIETLGEVIELRNEGSNLHLTVKSTISPELKIDQSVAHNGVCLTVVSTKNNTYTVTAIEETLQKTNLEHLAVGDFVNLERAMILGSRLDGHIVQGHVDQTGVCTSVEEKEGSWFFTFEYRTDLNNHTIEKGSITIDGTSLTVVDSGKNTFSVAIIPYTYEHTRFNTYKIGTVVNLEFDVIGKYVAKLMAVR